The following proteins are co-located in the Candidatus Methanogranum gryphiswaldense genome:
- the aroA gene encoding 3-phosphoshikimate 1-carboxyvinyltransferase — protein sequence MNMIFKGGKLDGTISTPPSKSHTHRAFFLAAMADGKSEIDNVLLSEDTKATLKSCEAMGARIKVENEKDALNSKRVIIEGGSLHAPIDTVDTANSGTTMRLLTGIVSIFDEKVTITGDESLKKRPMAPLLDALRMTGVTCTSENGRPPVTVKGPNAGGHVEIDGTVSSQFITSLLITAPMLPNDTELTVNGQILSDPYLDITQNMMRIAGAQSTREKNHFQVKGKSGYKAFNYHVPADFSSAAFPMVGAALNGDNVTVTDMDLSDPQGDRRILDILKLCGAVVNVSGKNISISKGKLKAVDIDMGNTPDLFPVVAVLLSTADGTSKLYGAPQLRHKESDRIKSTVAMLKAIGADAEETADGCIIRGKKRLTGGKVQTLDDHRILMSAAIASLICENPVIVDNDDCYAVSYPNFPEDMSKIGLIFER from the coding sequence ATGAATATGATATTCAAAGGCGGAAAACTAGATGGAACGATATCAACACCTCCCTCAAAAAGTCATACGCACCGTGCTTTCTTTTTGGCCGCAATGGCTGATGGAAAAAGCGAAATAGACAACGTTCTGCTCTCCGAAGACACCAAAGCGACACTCAAATCGTGTGAAGCAATGGGCGCTAGAATAAAGGTCGAGAATGAAAAAGACGCTCTGAACAGTAAAAGAGTAATTATCGAAGGCGGTAGCCTCCATGCTCCTATTGATACTGTCGATACCGCCAATTCCGGGACTACGATGCGTCTTTTGACAGGCATTGTTTCCATATTCGATGAAAAGGTCACTATAACCGGTGACGAATCATTGAAAAAAAGACCAATGGCACCATTACTGGATGCTCTCAGAATGACCGGAGTCACCTGTACATCGGAGAACGGCAGACCTCCTGTCACAGTAAAAGGACCTAACGCCGGTGGACATGTTGAGATTGATGGCACCGTAAGTTCACAATTCATTACATCGCTGTTGATCACTGCACCCATGCTACCCAATGACACCGAGCTGACAGTTAACGGACAGATATTGTCCGACCCATATCTCGATATCACGCAGAACATGATGAGGATCGCAGGTGCCCAGAGCACAAGAGAAAAAAATCATTTTCAAGTTAAAGGCAAGAGCGGATACAAGGCATTCAATTATCATGTACCTGCAGATTTCTCCTCTGCTGCATTTCCCATGGTAGGTGCCGCACTCAACGGGGATAACGTCACCGTGACCGATATGGATCTTTCAGATCCTCAAGGTGACCGCCGCATCCTTGATATCCTAAAGCTTTGCGGAGCCGTCGTGAACGTATCCGGAAAAAACATAAGCATATCCAAAGGCAAACTCAAGGCAGTGGATATTGACATGGGAAATACCCCAGACCTATTCCCTGTAGTTGCCGTGCTTCTAAGCACTGCGGATGGGACAAGTAAATTGTACGGTGCGCCTCAATTGAGACATAAAGAGAGCGATCGCATCAAATCGACGGTCGCAATGTTAAAAGCCATAGGTGCAGATGCAGAAGAAACCGCAGATGGATGCATAATCCGTGGAAAAAAGAGACTCACTGGAGGAAAAGTACAAACATTGGATGACCACAGGATACTAATGTCCGCTGCAATAGCCTCATTGATCTGCGAAAATCCTGTTATTGTCGATAACGATGATTGCTATGCAGTATCATACCCCAATTTCCCAGAGGATATGTCCAAAATCGGTTTGATATTCGAAAGGTGA
- the aroC gene encoding chorismate synthase yields MYQTGRRVKFDLFGKSHAECVGCILEGLPAGFKIDRSRIVQAIELRKPTHGIGTPRAEDDEIDIAQGIVNNVTDGNPILIIIRNKNTDGSKYLKFGVTPRPGHADLPALIKYPKHDIRGGGQFSGRLTVAIVAAGSICQQFNESYGIFTSAHTSSIGRVKDTETRDLKSSIDSRKFPTRACTETLDREMFEEITAAGQEKDSVGGTVECITEGLPIGFGDIWFDALDALIAKAMFGIPACKGIEFGKGFELSEMRGSQSNDPFYFDNGVKVRTNNMGGILGGMSDGAPLIFRTVFKPTPSIAREQDTVNLDEMHNDKVTVTGRHDPCIVPRAVIVVEMMTAIIIADQIICETD; encoded by the coding sequence ATGTACCAAACTGGAAGAAGGGTTAAATTTGACCTTTTCGGAAAAAGCCATGCAGAATGTGTAGGTTGTATACTTGAAGGGTTGCCTGCGGGGTTCAAGATCGATCGCAGTAGGATCGTTCAAGCAATAGAACTAAGAAAACCAACGCATGGAATAGGAACTCCCAGAGCCGAAGACGATGAGATCGATATCGCCCAAGGAATAGTGAACAACGTAACGGATGGCAACCCTATCCTCATAATAATAAGGAACAAGAATACCGACGGTTCAAAATATCTCAAATTCGGTGTAACGCCTAGGCCCGGTCATGCTGACCTTCCTGCATTGATAAAATATCCAAAACATGACATACGCGGAGGAGGACAATTCTCAGGGAGACTTACCGTTGCGATCGTGGCAGCAGGTAGCATATGTCAACAATTCAATGAAAGTTATGGTATATTCACCTCAGCTCATACCTCTTCGATAGGGAGAGTGAAAGATACGGAGACCAGGGACCTTAAATCGTCAATAGACTCTCGTAAATTCCCAACAAGAGCATGTACAGAAACCCTCGATAGGGAAATGTTCGAGGAGATCACCGCCGCAGGTCAAGAAAAAGATAGCGTAGGGGGTACAGTAGAATGCATAACAGAGGGCCTTCCGATCGGATTCGGAGATATTTGGTTCGATGCGCTGGACGCTCTTATCGCAAAAGCTATGTTCGGTATTCCCGCATGCAAAGGTATTGAATTCGGAAAAGGCTTCGAACTATCTGAGATGAGGGGATCACAAAGTAACGATCCGTTCTACTTTGATAATGGAGTAAAGGTCAGAACAAATAACATGGGTGGAATTCTGGGAGGAATGAGTGACGGAGCGCCGCTTATCTTCCGCACGGTATTCAAACCCACACCGTCAATAGCAAGAGAACAGGATACAGTGAATCTTGATGAGATGCACAATGACAAAGTCACAGTTACCGGAAGACATGACCCCTGCATAGTGCCCAGAGCCGTAATTGTCGTGGAAATGATGACGGCCATTATCATAGCCGATCAGATAATCTGCGAGACCGATTGA
- the aroE gene encoding shikimate dehydrogenase — protein MIGRICASLSSYSEKDDLSDADMVEIRLDLLGQVPHIPNKELLVTYRGNVDLSLLPSGFNGMIDVGETPRPNTHLTVVSSYHNYDLTPSYDAIVNKLMSMDGDIHKGAFAVKGFADLHNIFVSSEKIDSRHVLLGMGEFGKITRIRKTLLKNEFSFGYVGEPTAPGQLSIKDMRKLGDDCMITGIVGCPLSKSKSPIMHEVAMEIKGLNGIYLKFETGDLEHCADIIREYNIKGINVTIPHKQNIIQQLDCMDKTAQDIGAVNTVVNENSKLKGYNTDIIGIETALKKGKFEPKGKKAVIMGSGGAARACAYILLEKGCHVTITGRNESTAKSLASDMGCEYKQKDSVPVQMNDLIVNSTPVGMYGEGEYPLNLKQLNKDHTVFDMVYGRDTPIISRAISVGARTVSGADMLAGQGAASFGLWTGDYDQFETMRSVLQ, from the coding sequence ATGATCGGCAGGATCTGCGCCTCTCTGAGCTCATATTCGGAAAAGGATGACCTTTCAGATGCCGATATGGTCGAGATCAGACTTGATCTGCTGGGTCAAGTGCCCCACATACCGAATAAAGAACTTCTGGTCACTTATCGCGGGAACGTGGATCTGTCATTGCTGCCCAGCGGATTCAACGGGATGATCGATGTGGGGGAAACCCCCAGACCGAACACTCATCTTACAGTTGTATCCTCATACCATAATTATGATCTGACCCCGTCGTATGATGCTATTGTCAACAAACTCATGTCCATGGACGGAGACATACACAAAGGTGCCTTTGCAGTAAAAGGATTCGCTGACCTTCACAATATATTCGTGTCCTCTGAAAAAATTGATAGTAGACATGTTCTGCTGGGTATGGGCGAATTTGGAAAGATCACAAGGATCAGAAAAACACTTCTAAAAAACGAATTCTCATTCGGATACGTTGGAGAACCAACAGCCCCCGGACAACTGAGTATAAAGGATATGAGAAAACTCGGTGATGACTGCATGATAACTGGTATAGTCGGTTGCCCTCTATCCAAATCAAAATCTCCCATCATGCATGAAGTTGCAATGGAAATAAAGGGGTTGAACGGTATATACCTCAAGTTCGAAACAGGGGACCTGGAACATTGTGCTGACATTATACGGGAATATAACATAAAGGGTATCAATGTCACTATACCTCACAAACAAAACATAATACAACAATTAGATTGCATGGATAAAACTGCCCAGGATATTGGAGCCGTTAACACTGTCGTAAACGAGAACAGCAAACTGAAAGGGTACAATACAGATATAATCGGTATAGAAACAGCTCTTAAAAAGGGAAAATTCGAACCCAAAGGAAAAAAAGCTGTCATAATGGGTTCCGGGGGAGCAGCCAGAGCCTGCGCATACATACTATTGGAAAAGGGATGTCATGTTACGATAACCGGAAGGAACGAATCCACAGCAAAAAGTCTGGCATCAGATATGGGCTGCGAATACAAACAAAAAGATTCCGTTCCTGTTCAAATGAATGACCTCATTGTGAACAGTACTCCTGTCGGAATGTACGGAGAAGGAGAATATCCATTGAATCTTAAACAACTCAACAAGGACCATACGGTCTTCGATATGGTCTATGGAAGGGATACCCCTATAATATCCAGAGCTATTTCTGTAGGTGCAAGAACTGTCTCCGGAGCCGACATGCTTGCAGGACAAGGGGCCGCATCGTTCGGACTCTGGACCGGCGACTATGATCAATTCGAGACAATGAGGAGTGTACTACAATGA
- the rpsJ gene encoding 30S ribosomal protein S10, whose amino-acid sequence MSQRARISLSGTDPEKVDSVCAQIKGISQRTGVDIRGPVPLPTKKLKVPCRKSPDGEGSETWDRWEMRIHKRLIDLDADERALRQLMRIEVPDGVNIEIVLRST is encoded by the coding sequence ATGTCACAGCGTGCAAGAATATCTCTCAGCGGAACCGACCCAGAAAAGGTCGACAGTGTCTGCGCACAGATCAAGGGAATATCCCAGAGAACCGGCGTGGACATCCGCGGACCTGTACCGCTTCCTACAAAGAAGCTGAAGGTTCCATGCAGGAAAAGTCCTGATGGAGAGGGAAGTGAAACATGGGATCGCTGGGAGATGCGTATCCACAAGAGACTCATCGATCTCGATGCTGATGAGCGTGCCCTTAGGCAGCTCATGAGGATCGAGGTTCCCGATGGTGTCAATATCGAGATCGTACTCCGCAGTACCTGA
- a CDS encoding 3-dehydroquinate synthase II, with product MSKEIWVKADTPDKKEKRKELVISALECGVTVAIVRPEDKDFTSFGNVKLIFNDNGKLSDDSVYVELKKPADQEGAMALAGKCKTVVLGTSDWTIIPLENMIAKFHKTDTRIFACASSVEKAKTYLTTLEKGVDGIVIDVSTGNEVRQFADLSMESSDVNLVPLKVLDVKKIEMGDRVCVDTVSMMRPGEGMLIGSTASCLFLIQSESEDNGYVNARPFRVNAGAVHAYVLGPEGKTRYLSELKSGETILLVDKGGKTRISSVGRCKIEQRPMLILEATDGKEKYTTILQNAETVKLVGPKGSISVSKIKTGDEVYARLESGGRHFGMKIDETIREL from the coding sequence ATGTCAAAAGAAATCTGGGTCAAAGCGGATACTCCTGATAAAAAGGAAAAAAGAAAAGAATTGGTGATAAGCGCTCTAGAGTGTGGTGTGACAGTTGCCATCGTAAGACCTGAAGACAAAGATTTTACCTCCTTCGGAAATGTCAAACTTATCTTCAACGACAATGGAAAACTCTCAGATGATTCAGTATATGTAGAACTGAAAAAACCTGCCGATCAAGAAGGAGCCATGGCACTTGCCGGAAAATGTAAGACCGTAGTTCTAGGAACGTCAGACTGGACCATCATTCCCCTTGAGAATATGATCGCCAAATTCCATAAAACAGATACCCGCATCTTTGCATGCGCATCCAGTGTTGAAAAGGCGAAAACATATCTGACTACTTTGGAAAAAGGTGTAGATGGCATTGTGATAGATGTGTCCACAGGTAATGAGGTCAGGCAATTTGCGGACCTCAGCATGGAATCTTCCGACGTAAATCTAGTACCTTTAAAGGTATTGGATGTGAAGAAAATAGAGATGGGCGACAGAGTTTGCGTAGACACTGTATCGATGATGCGTCCAGGAGAAGGTATGCTGATTGGTTCGACCGCATCCTGCCTCTTCCTTATACAATCAGAAAGCGAGGACAACGGCTATGTCAACGCGAGGCCTTTCAGAGTGAATGCAGGAGCCGTGCATGCCTATGTACTCGGACCTGAAGGAAAGACCAGATATCTTTCTGAGCTCAAATCCGGAGAAACCATACTTCTCGTCGATAAAGGTGGAAAAACCAGAATATCCAGCGTAGGTAGATGTAAGATCGAACAGAGACCCATGCTCATACTTGAGGCCACTGATGGAAAGGAAAAATATACCACCATCTTACAAAATGCAGAAACGGTCAAATTGGTCGGACCAAAAGGATCAATCTCCGTATCCAAGATAAAAACAGGCGATGAGGTATATGCCAGACTGGAATCTGGTGGACGCCACTTTGGTATGAAGATCGATGAGACGATCAGGGAATTATGA
- the ilvD gene encoding dihydroxy-acid dehydratase, whose translation MKSDAVKKGMNAAPARSLLRADGLTDEDFDKPFIGIANSWNDIVPGHIHLNEIVQAVKEGIIEAGGKPFTFGVPAICDGIAMGHQGMRYSLISREVISDCCEVMVIGHAFDGWVGVTNCDKVTPGMLMAAGRMNLPALMVTGGAMEAGKKDGETLDLQSVFEALGSYSAGKVDEEYVRSIECAACPGRGSCSGLFTANTMACLTETLGMSLTGCGTSLAIDNKKLEIARETGKRIVEMVLKDIKPRDIVNTDSFRNAICVDMAIGGSTNTVLHIPAISKDFGCPVTLDTFDEISRVVPHITSLRPAGPFTIRDLDNAGGIPAVLNRLQKYLKDRPTASGKNILSIAKESKVLDDNVLRPLDNPYHKQGGIAILKGNIAPLGSVVKQAAVDPKMMRFTGKAKVFDSEDNAKDAIISGKIVSGDVVVIRYEGPKGAPGMPEMLSPTSLIVGRGLGDSVALITDGRFSGASRGGAIGHVSPEAYEKGPISIVENGDIIDIDIPARSLNVRLSDQEIKTRLTKVKIVDRPVTGVQKKYRALVTNGANGAYLE comes from the coding sequence ATGAAAAGTGATGCCGTCAAAAAAGGAATGAATGCCGCTCCAGCCAGGAGTCTTCTCAGGGCTGACGGACTGACAGATGAGGATTTCGATAAACCCTTTATTGGTATTGCGAACTCCTGGAACGATATTGTTCCTGGCCACATACATCTTAATGAGATCGTTCAGGCAGTAAAGGAAGGTATAATCGAGGCCGGAGGAAAGCCATTCACATTTGGAGTTCCTGCGATCTGCGATGGTATCGCTATGGGCCACCAGGGAATGCGGTATTCTCTTATTTCGAGAGAGGTAATCTCCGATTGTTGTGAAGTGATGGTAATAGGTCATGCTTTTGATGGTTGGGTAGGTGTAACCAATTGTGATAAGGTAACTCCAGGTATGCTGATGGCCGCTGGAAGAATGAATCTTCCTGCACTCATGGTCACTGGTGGTGCGATGGAAGCAGGAAAAAAAGATGGAGAAACACTCGATCTACAGTCTGTTTTCGAGGCATTAGGTTCTTATTCAGCGGGAAAGGTCGACGAAGAGTACGTTAGGTCCATTGAATGTGCCGCGTGTCCCGGGAGAGGCAGTTGTTCTGGATTGTTTACTGCCAACACAATGGCATGTCTCACCGAAACACTTGGAATGAGTCTCACAGGATGTGGAACTTCTTTAGCGATTGATAATAAAAAGTTAGAGATAGCAAGAGAAACTGGAAAGCGGATCGTTGAAATGGTCCTTAAAGACATAAAACCCCGTGATATCGTCAACACAGATTCATTCCGTAATGCCATCTGCGTCGATATGGCGATCGGAGGTTCGACAAATACTGTTCTCCATATTCCTGCCATCTCAAAGGATTTCGGATGTCCCGTCACACTTGATACATTTGATGAGATCTCAAGGGTCGTCCCTCATATTACTAGTCTGAGACCTGCAGGACCATTTACCATTCGTGATCTGGACAACGCAGGAGGAATTCCTGCAGTATTGAACAGATTGCAGAAATATCTGAAGGACAGGCCTACGGCGAGCGGGAAGAACATATTGAGCATTGCTAAAGAGTCTAAGGTCTTAGACGATAATGTTCTCAGGCCACTCGACAATCCGTACCATAAGCAGGGAGGGATCGCCATTCTCAAAGGAAACATTGCACCGTTGGGATCTGTGGTCAAGCAAGCCGCTGTAGATCCCAAGATGATGAGATTTACAGGTAAAGCCAAGGTCTTTGATTCTGAAGATAATGCAAAAGACGCAATCATTTCTGGAAAGATCGTTTCCGGAGACGTGGTCGTCATAAGATACGAAGGGCCGAAGGGAGCACCCGGGATGCCTGAGATGTTATCACCTACCAGTTTGATCGTTGGAAGAGGATTGGGAGATTCGGTGGCATTGATAACCGATGGAAGATTCTCAGGAGCATCCAGAGGCGGAGCCATTGGTCATGTCTCGCCTGAGGCATATGAGAAGGGACCGATATCGATCGTTGAGAATGGAGACATCATCGATATCGACATTCCTGCAAGATCCCTCAATGTTAGACTTTCAGATCAGGAGATCAAAACACGGCTCACGAAGGTCAAGATCGTCGATCGTCCAGTGACCGGTGTTCAGAAGAAATACAGGGCACTTGTCACGAACGGGGCCAATGGTGCGTATCTCGAGTAA
- a CDS encoding shikimate kinase: MTGKGVSHGAITVINAMPMGIGATIGIELKTQAEFIPGGEKRTVSIVNDPDEDTTMARYCVEKAYKVMNRQEPTGWALIVNSEIPVSRGLKSSSSACNAILHAVFNEYNFHINPVVLVDHGVSCAKRAKVTVTGSFDDACGCELGGLVITNNSENQIILHRDIETYDVVLYIPDKKIRKNTLNLEELQKVGTEINAALGITEFYPFSAMTMNGRIISKVSEVDNSVAEMALNNGALGAGMSGSGPAIAIVLENGRGQAFIERTGLKNTILTKTRGIPE; the protein is encoded by the coding sequence ATGACCGGAAAGGGAGTATCACATGGTGCGATCACCGTTATCAATGCAATGCCTATGGGAATAGGTGCAACCATCGGAATAGAGCTCAAAACACAGGCCGAATTCATACCTGGTGGAGAAAAAAGAACAGTTAGCATTGTTAATGATCCCGATGAGGATACAACAATGGCCAGGTATTGTGTCGAAAAGGCATACAAGGTCATGAACAGACAAGAACCTACAGGATGGGCGCTCATTGTAAATTCTGAGATACCGGTCTCAAGAGGATTGAAGAGCTCGAGCTCAGCGTGTAATGCAATACTACATGCCGTATTCAACGAATATAATTTCCATATCAATCCTGTGGTGCTCGTCGACCACGGCGTGTCATGTGCAAAAAGAGCAAAGGTGACAGTAACTGGATCGTTCGATGATGCCTGCGGATGCGAACTTGGAGGTCTTGTTATTACCAATAATAGCGAAAATCAGATCATACTCCACAGGGACATAGAGACATACGATGTCGTCCTCTACATTCCAGATAAAAAGATCAGAAAGAACACTCTCAACCTGGAAGAGCTCCAAAAAGTAGGCACGGAGATCAATGCCGCTCTTGGCATCACCGAATTCTATCCTTTCAGCGCCATGACCATGAATGGGCGCATAATCTCAAAAGTGTCTGAAGTGGATAATTCTGTAGCGGAGATGGCTTTGAACAACGGTGCACTAGGGGCTGGTATGTCTGGTTCAGGACCGGCAATAGCCATCGTACTCGAGAACGGAAGAGGTCAGGCCTTCATTGAGAGAACAGGTCTTAAAAATACGATACTTACAAAAACAAGGGGGATACCTGAATGA
- the tuf gene encoding translation elongation factor EF-1 subunit alpha, with the protein MAEKEHMNLVIIGHVDHGKSTLTGRILLETGAIDPHVVEKYKKEAEEKGKGSFYFAWVMDGLKEERERGVTIDVAHKKFYTDKYYFTVIDAPGHRDFVKNMITGTSQADAAVITCSAIEGPQAQTKEHVFLATTLGVKQIIVAINKMDAVKYDETKYKEAKEAMVKLMKMVGVKTDEVPFVPVSAFEGDNIKVLSPKMPWYKGPTLLAAFDSLKVPEKHTEKPLRLPIQDVYTITGIGTVPVGRIETGVLKPNMKIMFEPSHVTGEVKSIEMHHEQMPSAGPGDNVGFNVRGVAKNDVKRGDVAGPVDNPPSVAKSFTAQIVVLNHPSVITIGYTPVFHCHTSQTACRFVELIKTIDPKTGLAKAEHPDFLKTGDIALVKVEPTKPLVIETAKEYPPLGRFAIRDMGQTVAAGMCISVEKAN; encoded by the coding sequence ATGGCAGAGAAAGAGCACATGAATCTGGTCATCATCGGACACGTCGATCACGGAAAATCCACCCTTACTGGAAGGATTTTGCTCGAGACCGGTGCAATTGACCCACACGTAGTTGAAAAATACAAGAAAGAGGCAGAAGAGAAAGGAAAAGGATCCTTCTACTTTGCATGGGTCATGGACGGACTCAAAGAAGAAAGGGAGAGAGGAGTTACTATCGATGTTGCACACAAAAAGTTCTACACCGACAAATACTACTTCACCGTCATCGACGCACCTGGACACCGTGATTTCGTCAAGAACATGATCACTGGAACATCCCAGGCAGATGCAGCAGTCATTACCTGCTCCGCAATCGAGGGACCCCAGGCTCAGACAAAAGAGCACGTCTTCCTTGCAACTACACTCGGTGTAAAGCAGATCATCGTCGCCATCAACAAGATGGATGCAGTCAAATACGACGAGACCAAATACAAAGAGGCAAAAGAAGCGATGGTAAAACTCATGAAGATGGTCGGAGTCAAGACCGATGAGGTTCCATTCGTCCCTGTTTCCGCATTCGAGGGAGACAACATCAAAGTACTGTCCCCCAAGATGCCTTGGTACAAGGGCCCAACCCTTCTAGCCGCATTCGACAGCCTCAAGGTTCCCGAGAAGCACACAGAGAAGCCCCTCAGGCTTCCTATCCAGGATGTTTACACAATCACTGGTATCGGAACAGTCCCTGTCGGACGTATCGAGACCGGTGTCTTGAAGCCCAACATGAAGATCATGTTCGAGCCTTCCCACGTAACCGGAGAGGTAAAATCCATTGAGATGCACCACGAGCAGATGCCCAGTGCAGGCCCTGGAGACAACGTCGGATTCAACGTCCGTGGAGTTGCCAAGAACGATGTTAAGAGAGGAGATGTCGCTGGACCAGTTGATAACCCTCCCTCCGTTGCGAAGTCATTCACAGCGCAGATCGTTGTATTGAACCACCCCTCCGTCATCACGATCGGATACACCCCGGTGTTCCACTGTCACACATCCCAGACCGCATGCAGGTTCGTTGAGCTTATCAAGACAATCGACCCTAAGACTGGTCTAGCAAAGGCAGAGCACCCTGACTTCCTCAAGACAGGAGACATCGCACTCGTTAAGGTCGAGCCCACAAAGCCCCTCGTTATCGAGACAGCTAAAGAGTACCCTCCGCTCGGAAGGTTTGCAATCCGCGATATGGGACAAACTGTAGCTGCAGGTATGTGCATCTCCGTCGAGAAAGCCAACTGA
- a CDS encoding 2-amino-3,7-dideoxy-D-threo-hept-6-ulosonate synthase produces the protein MYGKSIRMERIVDRNTGNCVIVPMDHGVSIGPVEGLIDMKKTVDDVANGGATAVLMHKGLIRFSHRTSGRDIGLILHLSASTDIGVTSTSKTLVATVEEALKIGADAVSMHVNVGAETETIMLSDLGMISEECADWGMPLLVMAYPRGPKISDSYDPAVVAHAARVATELGADLVKCSYTGDVKTFEKVVDGALAPVVIAGGPKMKSDMDILNMVYDSLQAGGKGVSIGRNVFQHQNVEAMTKAISDIVLHGATVKEAYQNLE, from the coding sequence ATGTACGGAAAAAGCATAAGAATGGAGAGGATAGTCGATAGGAACACAGGAAACTGTGTTATCGTACCTATGGACCATGGAGTTTCCATAGGTCCAGTAGAGGGTCTTATCGACATGAAAAAGACCGTAGATGATGTGGCAAACGGCGGTGCAACTGCTGTACTCATGCACAAGGGTCTTATCCGCTTTAGTCACCGTACAAGCGGCCGTGATATCGGACTCATACTGCACCTATCAGCATCCACTGACATTGGAGTGACATCTACCAGCAAGACCCTCGTAGCAACCGTCGAGGAAGCACTTAAGATCGGTGCGGATGCCGTATCGATGCATGTCAACGTAGGTGCTGAAACAGAAACCATAATGCTATCTGACCTCGGAATGATCTCCGAAGAATGCGCAGATTGGGGTATGCCTCTTCTAGTTATGGCCTACCCTCGCGGACCTAAGATATCTGATTCGTATGATCCAGCCGTTGTTGCACACGCAGCAAGAGTAGCAACCGAACTCGGCGCAGACCTGGTCAAATGCAGCTATACTGGCGATGTGAAAACTTTCGAAAAAGTGGTCGACGGAGCACTTGCGCCAGTAGTGATCGCAGGCGGACCGAAGATGAAATCCGATATGGATATCCTCAACATGGTATATGATTCACTTCAGGCCGGAGGAAAAGGTGTTTCTATTGGGCGTAATGTGTTCCAACACCAAAATGTCGAAGCAATGACCAAAGCCATCTCTGATATAGTTCTACATGGAGCAACTGTCAAAGAAGCATACCAGAATTTGGAGTGA
- a CDS encoding demethoxyubiquinone hydroxylase family protein, producing the protein MPSFADPFVGNVNKKMSKEELAQALRLDIAGELEAITVYESHILATDDPVAKAVLSDIRDEEKVHMGELITLMRYLDPMETEHFLSGEEEVKEMLDKLRAQGKIKK; encoded by the coding sequence ATGCCAAGTTTTGCTGATCCGTTTGTAGGAAATGTAAATAAAAAAATGTCAAAAGAGGAATTGGCACAGGCTCTAAGACTGGACATCGCTGGTGAGTTAGAAGCTATAACTGTTTACGAGTCGCATATACTCGCTACGGACGACCCCGTTGCAAAGGCTGTCCTGTCAGATATAAGGGATGAGGAAAAGGTCCACATGGGGGAGTTGATAACGCTCATGCGTTATCTTGACCCAATGGAGACCGAGCATTTTCTTTCCGGAGAGGAAGAAGTAAAAGAGATGCTTGACAAACTCAGAGCGCAGGGTAAGATCAAAAAATGA